A window from Micromonospora terminaliae encodes these proteins:
- a CDS encoding DUF3152 domain-containing protein: MGGRGRRDRGLHRRRRASRAGVLTLVLLLVAAGLAGYAARRHPDLLVAAGVRPGAPAPRPARPAVTRAAAPPVPAAGRVPPPGISYPDRGTGRFRTATGVGAVAGRGGELLRYRVAVEAGIGNVDVERFAREVAATLADPRGWTGDGRWRLQRVGRDDPADFTVLLTTPVTRGRLCADTTDHYTSCRNGDQVVINVARWVHGVPQFPDLGLYRQYLLNHEVGHRLGRGHELCPRAGGPAPVMEQQTLGLHRCLPNAWPRVGGALHSGPSGQYDDPVPAED, from the coding sequence GTGGGCGGGCGGGGCAGGCGGGACCGGGGTCTGCACCGTCGGCGGCGGGCGTCCCGCGCCGGCGTCCTGACGCTGGTGCTGCTGCTGGTCGCGGCCGGCCTCGCGGGGTACGCGGCCCGGCGCCACCCGGACCTCCTGGTCGCGGCCGGCGTGCGACCGGGCGCCCCGGCCCCCAGGCCGGCCCGCCCTGCGGTGACCAGGGCCGCCGCACCGCCGGTCCCGGCCGCCGGCCGGGTGCCGCCCCCCGGCATCAGCTACCCGGACCGGGGTACGGGCAGGTTCCGCACCGCCACCGGCGTCGGCGCGGTGGCCGGCCGCGGTGGCGAGCTGCTCCGCTACCGGGTCGCCGTGGAGGCCGGGATCGGCAACGTCGACGTGGAGCGCTTCGCCCGGGAGGTGGCCGCGACGCTGGCCGATCCGCGCGGCTGGACCGGCGACGGCCGCTGGCGGCTGCAACGGGTGGGGCGCGACGACCCGGCCGACTTCACGGTGCTCCTGACCACGCCGGTGACCCGGGGCCGGCTGTGCGCCGACACCACCGACCACTACACCTCCTGCCGTAACGGCGACCAGGTGGTGATCAACGTGGCGCGCTGGGTGCACGGCGTGCCGCAGTTTCCCGACCTCGGCCTCTACCGGCAGTACCTCCTCAACCACGAGGTGGGGCACCGGCTCGGCCGCGGCCACGAGCTCTGTCCGCGGGCCGGCGGGCCGGCGCCGGTGATGGAACAGCAGACCCTCGGCCTGCACCGGTGCCTCCCCAACGCCTGGCCCCGGGTCGGCGGTGCGCTGCACAGCGGCCCCTCCGGGCAGTACGACGACCCGGTCCCGGCCGAGGACTGA
- a CDS encoding ATP-binding protein: MGQLRTSPPPPQATELEQWVLSTAEELRELRASLRDALTRHGLIQGEDLDEVPHLVVLVATELATNALRHGRPPTIVTLLTADECFVLDVADHDLGSVPGQGDIHPLDSGGRGLMLAESVSLAVGWYATDETKNIWASFPR; encoded by the coding sequence ATGGGACAGCTGCGCACCTCGCCGCCACCGCCGCAGGCCACCGAGTTGGAGCAGTGGGTGCTCAGCACAGCCGAGGAACTACGTGAGCTGCGGGCCTCGCTTCGCGACGCGCTGACCCGGCACGGCCTGATCCAGGGCGAGGACCTCGACGAGGTGCCCCACCTCGTGGTGCTCGTCGCCACCGAGCTGGCGACCAACGCCCTGCGGCACGGCCGGCCGCCCACGATCGTCACCCTGCTCACGGCCGACGAGTGCTTCGTGCTCGACGTGGCGGACCACGACCTCGGCAGCGTCCCGGGCCAGGGCGACATCCACCCGCTCGACTCGGGCGGGCGCGGGCTGATGCTGGCCGAGTCGGTGTCCCTCGCCGTCGGGTGGTACGCCACCGACGAGACCAAGAACATCTGGGCCTCGTTCCCGCGGTGA
- a CDS encoding SAM-dependent methyltransferase, giving the protein MTALDLPRSFTIREGDLRILNPFDAAKLATLGRAIKLRPGTSILDLCSGKGELLCTWARDHGVTGTGVDISTAFTAAARARAAELGVADRVRFVHGDAATHVPEQRVDLAACVGATWIGGGVPGTLDILERALRPGGMVLVGEPYWRLDPPDEETVAGCHARSRDEFRDLPGLVELFGECGWDLVEMVLADQDSWDRYAAAHWLNLRRWLDANPGDELAGELRQELTEDPPRHVRYRRDYLGWGVFALLRR; this is encoded by the coding sequence GTGACCGCTTTGGATCTGCCACGTAGCTTCACCATCCGCGAGGGCGACCTCCGGATCCTCAACCCGTTCGACGCCGCCAAGCTCGCCACCCTGGGCCGGGCGATCAAGCTCCGGCCCGGCACGTCGATCCTCGACCTGTGCAGCGGCAAGGGCGAGCTGCTCTGCACCTGGGCCCGGGACCACGGCGTCACCGGCACCGGGGTGGACATCAGCACCGCCTTCACCGCCGCCGCCCGGGCGCGCGCTGCCGAACTGGGCGTCGCCGACCGGGTCCGGTTCGTGCACGGCGATGCCGCCACCCACGTACCCGAGCAGCGCGTCGACCTGGCCGCCTGCGTCGGGGCGACCTGGATCGGCGGGGGTGTGCCCGGCACCCTGGACATCCTGGAGCGCGCCCTGCGCCCCGGCGGGATGGTCCTGGTGGGCGAACCGTACTGGCGGCTCGACCCGCCCGACGAGGAGACCGTGGCCGGCTGCCACGCCCGCTCCCGGGACGAGTTCCGGGACCTGCCCGGGCTGGTCGAGCTCTTCGGCGAGTGCGGCTGGGACCTGGTCGAGATGGTCCTCGCCGACCAGGACAGCTGGGACCGGTACGCCGCCGCGCACTGGCTCAACCTGCGCCGCTGGCTGGACGCGAACCCCGGCGACGAGCTGGCCGGGGAGCTGCGCCAGGAACTGACCGAGGACCCGCCGCGGCACGTCCGCTACCGGCGGGACTACCTGGGCTGGGGCGTCTTCGCCCTGCTCCGCCGCTGA